A stretch of DNA from Gemmatimonadota bacterium:
ACCGCGCCTTCGTATTTTTTTTCTTCTTCACCTGCGTGGATTAGTTGCGTTTCAAGGTTCATGAGTGGTTCCTCGTTTATGTAATGTCCCTGTGCCCGCCCGCGCTAAGATAGGCGTTGTAAGTTATTGTCCTCATCTTTCCCTATGATTATACATTCTGCCGTTTGGGGCAACCCAAAACTATTGCCACTCGCTATCCGATATAATAACCCGTTTCCGCTTGACAGTATTTGGCAGTTTTGATACCTTTTTCTGCCTTACAGCGTTATGATGTATCGCAAATATACTAAGTACCTGATTTTAGCGGACGTAGCTCAACTGGATAGAGCACCTGACTACGGATCAGACGGTTCCGGGTTCGAATCCTGGCGTCCGCACCAGATCGAGAGAAAGGGTTGCATCGCAACGGTGTAACCCTTTTTTATGTACAAAATGGAGAGTATTTATATGACGCGGTTTCTAAAACATAGCCTGTTTGCTCTGCTGGCTGTTTTTCTGTCCTTACACCCGATTTTTGCTGCTGAAATTCCCCAGGGAGATCCCGTAGAGTTGGGGTTTTCTGCAGAGCGTCTTGCGAAGATTCAGCCCGCAATGCAAGCGCTCGTGGATTCTGGGAAGTTTGCCGGTGTTTTGACGCTAATTGCCCGAAAGGGCAAGATTGTGCATTTTGAGACTGCGGGTTTGCGCGATCGGGAATTGAATAAGCCGATGACGGAGGATACGCTTTTTCGCATTTATTCTATGACCAAACCGATTACCAGTGTTGCGATTATGATGCTTTACGAAGCGGGCAAGCTGAAGATGGACGATCCGGTGTCTAAGTTTATTCCCGAGTTTGCCAATACAAAGGTCTATACGGGTGGCGGGACCGAGAATCCCGTTCTGGTGCCGCTCGAGCGCGAGATAAGGATTGCGGATTTGCTCACGCATACGTCTGGTTTGACGTATGGCATTTTTGGACAGACATCCGTGGATACGCTTTATCGGATTGCGAATCTGTATTCGATTACATCAAATGTCGAATATGCCCAGAAGGTGGCTCAGCTTCCCCTGCGTTTTCAACCCGGTACCCGGTGGCTCTACAGCGTGGCGACGGATATCCTCGGTCGCGTGGTTGAGGTTGCTTCAGGTATGTCTTTGGGCGCGTTTTTCTCAGAGCGCATTTTTGTGCCTTTAGAGATGGTCGATACGAGTTTTTACGTGCCGGAGGAGAAGCGCGGTCGCATGGCTACGCTGTATGGAAAGGACGATGAGGGCAAGTTCAGAGCGCGCA
This window harbors:
- a CDS encoding serine hydrolase; its protein translation is MTRFLKHSLFALLAVFLSLHPIFAAEIPQGDPVELGFSAERLAKIQPAMQALVDSGKFAGVLTLIARKGKIVHFETAGLRDRELNKPMTEDTLFRIYSMTKPITSVAIMMLYEAGKLKMDDPVSKFIPEFANTKVYTGGGTENPVLVPLEREIRIADLLTHTSGLTYGIFGQTSVDTLYRIANLYSITSNVEYAQKVAQLPLRFQPGTRWLYSVATDILGRVVEVASGMSLGAFFSERIFVPLEMVDTSFYVPEEKRGRMATLYGKDDEGKFRARNRQSNMRRDARESGGGGLVSTARDYLRFSQMLLNGGALYGTRILKPETIQLMTANHLPETARYRHRRRKSDGFGYGFSVIVDETETAWEDRNGTYYWSGIAKTHFWIDPQNEMISMVWTQLRGSGNITRPFQPLVYKALAE